A single genomic interval of Cupriavidus sp. MP-37 harbors:
- the rimO gene encoding 30S ribosomal protein S12 methylthiotransferase RimO has protein sequence MKNPSEATNQKDQSPRVGFVSLGCPKALVDSEQIITQLRAEGYAISGTYDGADLVVVNTCGFIDEAVQESLDAIGEALTENGKVIVTGCLGAKKDAAGHDIVSSVHPKVLAVTGPHALGEVMQAVHTHLPKPHDPFTDLVPAAGIKLTPKHYAYLKISEGCNHRCSFCIIPSMRGDLVSRPVAEVMLEAENLFKAGVKELLVISQDTSAYGVDVKYRTGFWNGRPLKTRMTELVAALGELAAQYGAWVRLHYVYPYPHVDEIIPLMNNGHVLPYLDVPLQHAHPDVLKRMKRPANAEKTMDRIRAWREICPELTIRSTFIAGFPGETEAEFQTLLDFIAEAELDRVGCFAYSPVEGATANDLPGALPDEVREERRARFMEVAEAVSARRLQRKVGQTLRVLVDEVNQDGGIGRSSADAPEIDGLVYIAPAQRTSQRYRAGEFVDVRITGADGHDLWGEV, from the coding sequence GTGAAAAACCCCTCAGAAGCAACGAACCAGAAAGACCAAAGTCCGCGTGTGGGCTTCGTTTCCCTTGGCTGTCCGAAGGCGCTGGTCGACTCCGAGCAGATCATCACGCAGCTGCGCGCCGAGGGCTATGCCATCAGCGGCACCTATGACGGCGCCGACCTGGTCGTGGTCAATACCTGCGGCTTTATCGACGAAGCCGTGCAGGAAAGCCTGGACGCGATCGGCGAAGCGCTGACCGAGAACGGCAAGGTCATCGTCACCGGCTGCCTGGGCGCGAAGAAGGACGCGGCGGGCCATGACATCGTGTCGTCGGTGCATCCCAAGGTGCTGGCCGTGACCGGTCCGCATGCGCTGGGCGAGGTGATGCAGGCGGTGCACACGCACCTGCCCAAGCCGCATGATCCGTTTACCGACCTGGTGCCGGCCGCCGGCATCAAGCTGACCCCCAAGCACTACGCTTACCTGAAGATCTCCGAGGGCTGCAATCACCGCTGCTCGTTCTGCATCATCCCGTCGATGCGCGGCGACCTGGTCTCGCGCCCGGTGGCCGAAGTCATGCTGGAGGCCGAGAACCTGTTCAAGGCCGGGGTCAAGGAACTGCTGGTGATCTCGCAGGACACCAGCGCCTACGGCGTCGATGTCAAGTACCGCACCGGCTTCTGGAACGGCCGCCCGCTCAAGACCCGCATGACCGAGCTGGTCGCGGCGCTGGGCGAGCTGGCGGCGCAGTACGGTGCCTGGGTGCGCCTGCACTATGTCTACCCGTACCCGCACGTCGACGAGATCATCCCGCTGATGAACAACGGCCACGTGCTGCCGTACCTGGACGTTCCGCTGCAGCATGCCCACCCGGACGTGCTCAAGCGCATGAAGCGCCCGGCCAATGCCGAAAAGACCATGGACCGCATCCGCGCGTGGCGCGAGATCTGTCCGGAACTGACCATCCGCAGCACCTTTATCGCCGGCTTCCCGGGCGAGACCGAGGCCGAATTCCAGACGCTGCTGGATTTCATTGCCGAGGCCGAACTGGACCGCGTCGGCTGCTTCGCGTACTCGCCGGTGGAGGGTGCGACCGCCAACGACCTGCCGGGCGCGCTGCCCGACGAAGTGCGCGAAGAACGCCGCGCCCGCTTCATGGAAGTGGCCGAGGCCGTGTCGGCGCGCCGCCTGCAGCGCAAGGTCGGCCAGACCCTGCGCGTGCTGGTCGACGAGGTCAACCAGGACGGCGGCATCGGCCGCTCGTCGGCGGATGCGCCGGAAATCGACGGCCTGGTGTATATCGCGCCGGCGCAGCGCACCTCGCAGCGCTATCGCGCCGGGGAGTTCGTCGACGTGCGCATCACCGGCGCTGACGGCCACGACCTGTGGGGCGAGGTCTGA